A genomic stretch from Desulfotignum balticum DSM 7044 includes:
- a CDS encoding tripartite tricarboxylate transporter substrate binding protein → MMNSQIIRIFTGSLFLLFLALGSFAFAGYPEKPINLMIPYGGGGTTDVTARLLANIAQEDFAKPLVVVNKPGGGGVLMHELLAQAKPDGYTLGVVATGVLTRTPFLRKVKYDPEKDFTYIMLFALWQYGLVVPADSPWQTLEEFIDYAKQNPGKVTYSTAGTGSAQYLAMEYLAQVEGIKWTHIPYKGGINAVTAVLGGHVTACAQAVEWKPYVEDGQLRLLAVLGGQRIPNFPEVKTLKELGYDYEVVSGPGIAAPAGLPADVVDYITKGFTKASKDPKFLDLLKKLDMLPYHLDKPQFEAYIKKDIPKKKKLVESLGLSYQK, encoded by the coding sequence ATGATGAACAGTCAGATTATCAGAATTTTTACTGGAAGTTTGTTTCTTCTATTCCTGGCTTTAGGAAGCTTTGCCTTTGCCGGGTATCCTGAAAAACCCATCAATCTAATGATTCCATATGGAGGGGGAGGCACAACAGATGTTACGGCCCGCCTGCTCGCGAATATCGCCCAGGAAGATTTTGCCAAACCCCTTGTTGTGGTCAATAAACCCGGCGGCGGCGGCGTGTTGATGCATGAACTCCTGGCCCAGGCCAAGCCTGACGGCTACACCCTGGGTGTGGTCGCCACAGGAGTCTTAACCCGCACCCCCTTCCTCCGCAAAGTGAAATACGACCCTGAAAAAGATTTCACCTATATTATGCTTTTTGCTTTATGGCAGTACGGTTTAGTGGTTCCAGCGGACAGTCCGTGGCAGACCCTGGAAGAATTTATCGATTATGCCAAACAAAACCCCGGCAAGGTCACCTATTCGACAGCCGGTACCGGGTCGGCCCAGTATCTGGCCATGGAGTACCTGGCCCAGGTAGAGGGGATTAAATGGACGCACATTCCCTACAAAGGTGGTATCAACGCTGTCACAGCCGTACTCGGGGGACACGTCACCGCCTGTGCCCAGGCCGTTGAATGGAAACCTTACGTGGAGGATGGCCAGCTCAGGCTTCTGGCTGTACTGGGAGGACAGCGGATACCCAACTTTCCCGAGGTGAAGACGCTAAAAGAACTGGGGTATGATTACGAAGTCGTTTCAGGGCCTGGAATCGCAGCTCCGGCAGGGTTGCCTGCAGACGTCGTCGACTATATAACCAAGGGATTCACCAAGGCCAGCAAGGATCCGAAATTTTTAGATTTACTCAAAAAACTGGACATGCTGCCTTACCATCTGGATAAGCCGCAGTTTGAGGCCTATATCAAAAAGGATATCCCCAAAAAGAAAAAACTGGTTGAAAGCCTCGGGCTCAGTTATCAAAAGTAA
- a CDS encoding 3-hydroxyacyl-CoA dehydrogenase family protein has translation MKPEEIQKIGIIGMGTMGPGIAQVMSQAGYEVSAFDLNKDNYPLARQVITNNLELLIEAGQAKAEEKDEILKRIRMVNSPEEAITNARIIIEVVSENKAAKTAVFEQIDQFADPDAIIWSNTSTMNIFELMVPDRLPRTIIAHWFAPPQILPLVEVVKGTKTRQDIVDSTLSFLESIGKRPVLIKDYVPGFIINRLLRILGRETYFLLDNGYITPEDLDMAVKASIAPRMMILGLTQRYDFTGLDLTYANLQNKEFVDAPEDTEPDFIVSRVKKNHLGIKTGIGVYDYRDREKADVIKDRDRYLLKVINDLKFCIDKKRLL, from the coding sequence TTGAAACCAGAAGAGATTCAAAAAATCGGGATCATTGGAATGGGCACCATGGGGCCTGGTATTGCCCAGGTAATGTCCCAGGCCGGCTATGAAGTAAGTGCCTTTGATTTGAATAAAGACAATTATCCTCTGGCCAGGCAGGTCATCACCAACAACCTGGAGTTATTGATTGAAGCGGGTCAGGCAAAGGCCGAAGAGAAGGATGAAATCCTGAAAAGAATCCGCATGGTGAATTCACCTGAAGAGGCCATCACAAATGCACGGATTATTATAGAGGTGGTCAGCGAAAACAAAGCGGCCAAAACCGCTGTTTTTGAACAGATTGATCAATTCGCCGATCCGGATGCCATTATCTGGAGCAACACTTCCACTATGAATATTTTTGAGCTGATGGTACCGGACCGCCTGCCCCGAACCATCATTGCTCACTGGTTTGCTCCTCCTCAGATCCTGCCTCTGGTGGAGGTGGTCAAGGGGACTAAGACCCGGCAGGATATAGTGGATTCAACCCTGTCTTTTCTTGAATCTATAGGCAAACGACCCGTGTTGATCAAGGATTATGTACCCGGCTTTATCATCAACCGGCTATTGAGGATTCTTGGCAGGGAAACTTATTTTCTTCTGGATAACGGCTATATCACCCCCGAAGATCTGGACATGGCTGTTAAAGCCAGTATCGCCCCTCGGATGATGATTCTGGGCTTAACCCAGCGTTATGATTTCACCGGTCTGGATCTCACCTATGCTAATCTGCAAAACAAGGAATTTGTGGATGCTCCCGAGGATACAGAACCCGATTTTATTGTTTCAAGGGTTAAAAAGAATCATCTGGGCATCAAGACAGGGATCGGGGTCTACGATTACAGGGACCGGGAAAAGGCGGATGTCATAAAGGACAGAGATCGGTATTTGCTCAAAGTCATTAATGATTTGAAGTTCTGCATCGATAAGAAGAGACTGCTGTAA
- a CDS encoding 3-keto-5-aminohexanoate cleavage protein, with the protein MEYGIPSDKLIITVAQTGAITNKKLNPNVPEQPFEIAESGYACFNEGAAICHVHARDLNGENTSDIDIFKDIHNKIREKCNIIIQDSTGGGPNLSQEERINCLKAQPEMASLNMGSLMRVSGPYKGIPWSNMPHEIDYYLGEMDKRKIKPEMEVYNHAMLHDVRRLIKAGAVKKPYYINIVLGMKYQGAEPGTPETFFSMVQNLPQGSIFNCTGVGQTQTRLGTMSMLMGGCVRVGLEDNIYYGKGELAQSNAQLVARIVRIARELGKEPATPDEARRFLGLNGDRVKGD; encoded by the coding sequence ATGGAATATGGAATACCGTCGGACAAATTGATCATCACTGTTGCTCAAACCGGGGCAATAACCAATAAAAAGTTAAACCCCAATGTGCCGGAACAACCCTTTGAAATTGCCGAATCAGGATACGCCTGTTTTAATGAAGGTGCAGCCATCTGCCATGTCCACGCAAGAGACCTTAATGGTGAGAATACATCGGATATAGATATCTTCAAAGATATTCACAACAAAATTCGAGAGAAATGCAACATTATCATCCAGGACAGCACCGGCGGCGGACCAAATCTGAGTCAGGAAGAGCGAATCAACTGCCTTAAGGCTCAACCGGAAATGGCTTCACTCAACATGGGATCCCTCATGAGAGTGTCAGGTCCTTATAAAGGTATCCCCTGGTCCAACATGCCCCACGAAATTGACTATTACCTGGGTGAAATGGACAAGAGGAAAATCAAACCGGAGATGGAAGTCTACAACCATGCCATGCTTCATGACGTTCGGCGCTTGATAAAGGCGGGAGCGGTCAAAAAACCCTATTATATCAACATCGTGCTGGGGATGAAATACCAAGGCGCTGAACCGGGAACGCCGGAGACATTTTTTTCAATGGTTCAAAATTTGCCCCAGGGCAGCATCTTTAACTGCACAGGCGTAGGGCAGACCCAGACCCGATTGGGGACAATGAGCATGCTTATGGGCGGCTGCGTTCGGGTCGGCTTAGAGGACAACATCTATTATGGAAAGGGCGAACTTGCCCAAAGCAACGCTCAGTTGGTGGCCAGGATCGTTCGTATCGCAAGGGAGTTGGGGAAGGAACCGGCTACACCTGATGAGGCCAGACGTTTTTTGGGGCTAAACGGTGATCGCGTCAAAGGAGATTGA
- a CDS encoding substrate-binding domain-containing protein encodes MPTINEIAQRAGVSVSTVSRALNNKKGVGRKMRGKIISIADEINYFPHSSARALVQKRIGVIGVVIPRTSEFAFQNPFYPKMLMGISSTAQMHDYNLMLDINKKEGYVSLYYRKLVDGIIVIGNRIHASYMKELNENKIPSVVVPGYPAGSCYTIPSVAPDTFKSVQRVVSYLIKLGHRKIAFILGKMTSMFSIERFAAYKAAFEENNLTYDPKYLLESNFSQKDGFRLMGDLLDFSDPPTSVICINDNVTPGVMQQIKKRGLNIPEDISVVAIGSSDVLDSFEPPLTCIKTPVVEVGQTAAKTLIQLIETGHCAKRHTGIPAELIIRDSTGACSREKASLN; translated from the coding sequence TTGCCGACCATAAACGAAATAGCCCAAAGAGCCGGGGTATCAGTCTCAACCGTTTCGCGTGCCCTTAATAATAAAAAAGGGGTCGGCAGAAAAATGCGGGGAAAAATAATTAGCATTGCAGATGAAATCAATTATTTCCCTCATTCTTCCGCTAGGGCACTGGTTCAAAAACGGATCGGCGTCATCGGGGTAGTCATTCCGCGGACCAGTGAATTTGCTTTTCAAAATCCTTTTTACCCGAAAATGTTAATGGGGATCAGTTCAACCGCCCAGATGCATGACTACAACCTGATGCTGGATATAAACAAGAAAGAAGGTTACGTTTCGCTCTATTACCGAAAATTGGTAGACGGCATTATCGTTATCGGGAACCGGATACATGCCTCTTACATGAAAGAGTTGAATGAAAATAAAATTCCATCCGTAGTTGTCCCCGGATATCCGGCCGGTTCATGTTACACTATTCCAAGCGTGGCTCCGGATACTTTTAAAAGTGTACAGCGGGTAGTTAGTTATTTAATTAAGTTAGGTCATCGGAAAATTGCTTTTATTCTAGGCAAAATGACGTCCATGTTTTCAATTGAACGTTTCGCGGCTTATAAAGCAGCATTTGAAGAGAATAACTTAACTTATGACCCGAAATACCTTCTGGAAAGCAATTTTTCCCAAAAAGATGGATTCCGCCTGATGGGAGATCTGCTTGACTTTTCAGATCCTCCTACCAGTGTAATCTGCATAAATGACAATGTCACCCCCGGTGTAATGCAACAGATCAAAAAACGAGGATTGAATATACCTGAAGACATATCAGTTGTGGCCATAGGGTCGTCCGATGTCCTTGATTCGTTTGAACCACCACTGACTTGTATAAAGACTCCTGTGGTTGAGGTCGGACAAACTGCCGCCAAGACTTTGATCCAGTTGATTGAAACGGGTCATTGTGCAAAAAGACACACAGGAATCCCCGCCGAATTAATCATTCGGGATTCTACCGGTGCGTGCAGTAGAGAAAAAGCTTCATTAAATTGA
- a CDS encoding class I SAM-dependent methyltransferase, giving the protein MIYDKDHLQMSMIQSLAALEGCTVLEIGCGEGRLSMMLARDTRRYIAIDPDREAVAKALQQSGNAQFFIGSGENMPLGDSSFDRVIFILSLHHQNSLQALLEAHRVLAPGGRVIILEPSAKGEFQQFFHLFDDETAALTSAAHAICHSPFDLIRHKDFAVPVEFDNLADLYQYPFDQSPADDTGRSKILAKLRQFRGNIKEGQAIQLFDSIHIFSLKKRQVDREYPFDPSS; this is encoded by the coding sequence ATGATTTATGATAAAGACCATTTGCAGATGTCCATGATCCAGAGCCTTGCAGCCCTGGAAGGCTGTACCGTCCTGGAGATCGGGTGTGGGGAGGGCCGGCTGTCCATGATGCTGGCCCGCGACACCCGGCGCTATATTGCCATCGACCCGGACAGGGAAGCTGTCGCCAAAGCGCTGCAGCAGTCTGGTAATGCCCAGTTTTTCATCGGTTCCGGGGAAAATATGCCCCTTGGGGATTCGTCATTTGACAGGGTCATTTTTATCCTTTCGCTGCATCACCAGAACAGCCTGCAGGCATTGTTGGAAGCCCACCGGGTGTTGGCCCCGGGCGGCCGGGTGATCATTCTGGAGCCTTCGGCCAAGGGTGAATTTCAGCAGTTTTTTCACCTGTTCGATGACGAAACCGCCGCCCTGACATCTGCCGCGCACGCCATCTGCCACAGTCCGTTTGACCTGATCCGACACAAAGACTTTGCAGTGCCTGTCGAATTTGATAACCTGGCAGACCTTTATCAGTATCCATTTGACCAATCCCCGGCCGATGACACGGGCCGCTCCAAAATTCTTGCAAAACTCCGGCAGTTCCGGGGAAACATTAAAGAAGGGCAGGCGATTCAGCTGTTTGACAGCATCCACATATTCTCTTTGAAGAAACGCCAGGTTGACAGGGAATATCCATTTGACCCCAGTAGCTGA
- a CDS encoding lysoplasmalogenase, producing MIYIIFAAAPLLAGLLYASRQESIFGELLTKPLLSVLFIVTAVIQPHAETPYYPLVLTGLILCLIGDVCLIFILSRKVFTAGLGAFLAGHVMYVAAFVTLGVTGPLVWTAGLICLGLSACVFLWLRPHLGDMRIPVTAYIVIITAMVICAAAFMNNPGLDPKARALVFGGALLFYVSDIFVARQRFVTKAFVNRSAGLPLYYAGQFMIAFSTGLV from the coding sequence ATGATCTATATCATTTTTGCTGCCGCGCCTCTTCTGGCAGGACTGCTGTATGCGTCCAGACAGGAATCCATATTCGGCGAGCTGCTCACCAAACCACTGCTGTCCGTGCTGTTCATTGTCACGGCAGTGATCCAGCCGCATGCGGAAACCCCTTATTATCCCCTGGTCCTGACCGGCCTGATCCTGTGCCTGATCGGCGATGTCTGCCTGATTTTTATTTTAAGCCGAAAAGTGTTTACCGCCGGCCTGGGCGCGTTTCTGGCCGGCCATGTCATGTATGTGGCCGCGTTTGTGACCCTGGGTGTTACCGGGCCCCTGGTATGGACGGCCGGCCTCATCTGCCTGGGCCTGAGTGCCTGTGTCTTTTTATGGCTGCGTCCCCACCTGGGGGACATGCGCATTCCCGTGACCGCCTACATCGTCATCATCACGGCCATGGTCATTTGTGCTGCCGCTTTCATGAACAACCCCGGTCTGGATCCCAAAGCCCGTGCCCTGGTCTTTGGCGGGGCCCTGCTGTTTTATGTGTCCGACATCTTCGTGGCCCGCCAGCGATTTGTCACAAAAGCGTTTGTCAACCGATCCGCCGGCCTGCCCCTGTATTATGCGGGCCAGTTCATGATCGCTTTTTCCACGGGCCTGGTCTGA
- a CDS encoding enoyl-CoA hydratase/isomerase family protein: protein MSASEFLTVQKDDQVARITLNRPKHNVLNIPMMNDLNAELEAIAADDTLKCLVINGEGPSFCAGVEVGDHKPEQVDEMVAVFNRIFELINMIDIPVIGAVHGACLGGGMELAIACDIIIASKNAKFGQPEIKLGFFPPYAALRLPELVGPAKAIEVLTTGKTYKAKAARKMGFVSQVADDDEFKEAVEAYIKEICMASPLIIRLNKRAVKRHLGTSFSQGVDLVSNYFLKTMMKTEDTLEGIASFEEKRRAEWKNC from the coding sequence ATGTCAGCATCCGAATTTTTAACTGTTCAAAAAGACGACCAGGTGGCCCGGATCACGTTGAACCGGCCCAAACACAATGTACTCAACATCCCCATGATGAATGACCTGAACGCGGAACTCGAAGCCATTGCCGCCGATGACACCCTTAAATGCCTGGTGATCAACGGTGAAGGCCCCAGTTTCTGTGCCGGCGTGGAAGTGGGTGACCACAAGCCCGAGCAGGTGGATGAAATGGTGGCCGTGTTCAACCGGATTTTCGAGCTGATCAACATGATCGACATCCCTGTGATCGGTGCGGTCCATGGTGCCTGCCTGGGCGGCGGCATGGAACTGGCCATTGCCTGCGACATCATCATTGCCAGCAAAAACGCCAAATTCGGCCAGCCCGAAATCAAGCTGGGCTTTTTCCCGCCCTACGCGGCCCTGCGCCTGCCCGAACTGGTGGGCCCGGCCAAGGCCATTGAGGTGCTCACCACGGGCAAAACCTACAAAGCCAAAGCAGCCCGGAAAATGGGATTTGTCAGCCAGGTGGCGGACGACGATGAGTTCAAGGAGGCCGTGGAAGCCTATATTAAAGAAATCTGCATGGCATCGCCGCTGATCATCCGGCTCAACAAACGGGCCGTGAAACGCCATTTAGGCACCAGTTTCTCCCAGGGCGTGGACCTGGTGTCCAACTATTTCCTCAAAACCATGATGAAAACCGAAGATACTTTGGAAGGCATCGCCAGTTTCGAGGAAAAACGCCGGGCTGAGTGGAAAAACTGCTGA
- a CDS encoding acyl-CoA carboxylase subunit beta, producing MRQYFEKMEPFGKELNKGQLKNSAKNVQQVEEVEAGIDAEVEKVKNAGMPTEKINARGSMTVWQRLEYLVDPGTWHPLHTIFNPEDNEEGTTNVIDGLAKISGKWAVVIGFDNKVMAGAWLPGQPENIFRATNLAKRLNIPLVWLVNCSGVKLTEQEKFYANRRGSGTTFYRHAELEQLGIPVLAGIYGTNPAGGGYQGISPTILFAHKNCNIAVGGGGILSGMSPKGHFDLEGAEQLINAAKQYTSKPPGSVEVHHDHTGFFRYVYEEEKGVLDGLKDYMKDMPAYNPKFFRVAEPKEPAFSAEDVARLIPVNQKQIYDFRQVLSRLVDGSEHMEYKPDYGPEIYTGLVKMDGYLVGIIGNNQGWLGEGYPEYADYPGIGGKLYRQGLIKMNEFVTLCGRDRIPLIWFQDTSGIDVGDIAEKAELLGLGQSLIYSIQQTDIPMMLITLRKGTAAAHYVMGGPTANRHNAFTLGVATTEIYVMHGETAAAASYSRRLVKEKDAGRPLEPIIEKMNTLAKEYHDNSRPAYCAKHGMVDEVVKMKELRNYLKAFAGCAYQNPKSICPQHHLITPRIIRG from the coding sequence ATGCGACAGTATTTTGAAAAAATGGAACCCTTTGGCAAGGAACTTAACAAAGGGCAGTTGAAAAATTCGGCCAAAAATGTCCAGCAGGTGGAAGAGGTGGAAGCCGGCATTGACGCGGAAGTGGAAAAAGTGAAAAACGCGGGCATGCCCACTGAAAAAATCAATGCCCGGGGCAGCATGACCGTGTGGCAGCGCCTGGAATACCTGGTGGATCCCGGCACCTGGCATCCGCTGCACACTATTTTCAACCCGGAAGACAATGAAGAAGGCACCACCAACGTCATTGACGGCCTGGCCAAGATTTCCGGCAAATGGGCCGTGGTGATCGGGTTTGACAACAAGGTCATGGCCGGGGCCTGGCTGCCGGGTCAGCCGGAAAACATCTTCCGGGCCACCAATCTGGCCAAACGCCTGAACATTCCCCTGGTATGGCTGGTGAACTGCTCCGGGGTGAAACTCACGGAACAGGAAAAATTCTATGCCAACCGCCGAGGGTCGGGCACCACATTCTACCGCCATGCCGAACTGGAGCAGCTGGGCATTCCCGTTCTGGCCGGCATTTACGGCACCAACCCGGCCGGCGGCGGATACCAGGGCATCAGCCCCACCATTTTGTTTGCCCACAAAAACTGCAACATCGCCGTGGGCGGCGGCGGGATTTTAAGCGGGATGTCCCCCAAAGGCCATTTTGATCTGGAAGGCGCGGAACAGCTGATCAATGCCGCCAAACAATATACAAGCAAACCCCCGGGATCCGTGGAGGTCCATCACGATCACACCGGATTTTTCCGGTATGTGTATGAAGAGGAAAAAGGGGTCCTGGACGGGCTCAAGGATTACATGAAAGACATGCCCGCCTACAATCCCAAATTCTTCCGGGTGGCTGAACCCAAAGAACCGGCATTTTCCGCCGAAGATGTGGCCCGCCTGATTCCGGTCAACCAGAAGCAGATCTATGACTTCCGGCAGGTGCTGTCCCGCCTGGTGGACGGCAGCGAACACATGGAATACAAACCCGATTACGGCCCGGAAATCTACACAGGCCTGGTGAAAATGGACGGATACCTGGTGGGTATCATCGGCAACAACCAGGGCTGGCTGGGGGAAGGATACCCGGAATATGCGGATTATCCTGGCATCGGCGGCAAGCTCTACCGCCAGGGCCTGATCAAAATGAACGAGTTTGTCACCCTGTGCGGCAGAGACCGGATTCCCTTGATCTGGTTCCAGGACACCTCGGGCATCGATGTGGGAGATATCGCGGAAAAAGCCGAACTCTTAGGCCTGGGTCAGTCATTGATCTATTCCATCCAACAGACGGACATCCCCATGATGCTGATCACCCTGCGCAAAGGCACGGCCGCAGCCCATTATGTCATGGGCGGTCCCACGGCCAACCGGCACAACGCCTTCACCTTAGGGGTTGCCACCACGGAGATCTACGTGATGCACGGGGAAACCGCGGCGGCGGCCAGTTATTCCCGGCGCCTGGTCAAGGAAAAAGATGCGGGCCGTCCTTTGGAGCCCATCATCGAGAAGATGAACACCCTGGCCAAGGAATACCACGACAATTCCAGACCGGCCTATTGCGCCAAACACGGGATGGTGGATGAGGTGGTGAAGATGAAGGAACTGAGAAACTATCTCAAGGCCTTTGCCGGATGCGCCTACCAGAATCCGAAATCCATCTGTCCCCAGCACCATCTGATCACCCCCAGAATCATCCGGGGATAA
- a CDS encoding biotin/lipoyl-containing protein, translating into MSTEILAPMPGTIIEVSVKPGDAVEEGQEMLVLEAMKMENPIAATIDGTVKEVTVNVDDKVATNQVMVVIE; encoded by the coding sequence ATGAGCACTGAGATTTTAGCCCCCATGCCCGGAACCATCATCGAAGTATCTGTCAAACCCGGTGATGCGGTTGAAGAAGGCCAGGAAATGCTGGTCCTGGAAGCCATGAAAATGGAAAATCCCATTGCGGCCACCATCGACGGCACGGTCAAGGAAGTGACCGTCAATGTGGATGACAAAGTCGCCACCAACCAGGTAATGGTCGTGATTGAATAA
- a CDS encoding IclR family transcriptional regulator, whose product MTQKAAPAKPTETKKLNAIEKALEIMLKFQDIKASWGIRELSGELGFSPATVQRILTVLKSYGFVRQDARTRQYFVGNIFYRFLENLNHSNNLTGIGRPFLEELARQTHETVYLNVIQGNLRICIDSIESTRVLKAGMPVGNQSPLYAGASAKCLLAFSSEVFQQEYFDSISPTPMTDNTIVDKDVLTAELKKIVLRGYAVSLGERTPGIGSVSAPVFDYRERILASLSLAVPEIRTRDKTHFFYCINVLMDAARAFSRAMGQSVTHHNPIPQHM is encoded by the coding sequence GTGACACAGAAAGCAGCGCCGGCAAAACCAACGGAAACCAAAAAACTCAATGCCATTGAAAAAGCGTTGGAAATCATGCTCAAATTCCAGGATATCAAGGCCAGCTGGGGTATCCGGGAATTGTCCGGCGAACTGGGTTTCAGTCCGGCAACGGTCCAGCGGATTCTGACCGTTCTGAAATCCTACGGGTTTGTCCGCCAGGATGCAAGAACCCGGCAGTATTTTGTGGGCAATATCTTTTACCGGTTTCTGGAAAACCTGAACCATTCCAACAACCTGACCGGCATCGGCCGGCCGTTTCTGGAAGAACTGGCAAGGCAGACCCATGAAACCGTTTACCTGAACGTGATTCAGGGAAACCTGCGCATCTGTATCGACTCCATAGAATCCACACGGGTGCTCAAAGCAGGCATGCCCGTGGGCAACCAGTCCCCCCTGTATGCCGGGGCATCGGCCAAATGTCTGCTGGCGTTTTCCTCGGAAGTGTTTCAACAGGAATATTTTGACAGCATTTCCCCGACCCCCATGACGGACAACACCATTGTGGACAAAGACGTGCTGACTGCGGAGCTGAAAAAAATCGTACTCCGGGGTTATGCCGTCAGCCTCGGGGAACGAACGCCGGGCATCGGGTCCGTGAGTGCCCCTGTATTTGATTACCGGGAACGGATTTTGGCCAGCCTGAGTCTGGCCGTTCCGGAAATCCGGACCCGGGACAAAACCCATTTTTTTTATTGTATCAACGTATTGATGGATGCAGCCCGGGCCTTTTCCCGGGCCATGGGCCAGTCCGTCACCCATCATAACCCTATACCCCAACATATGTAA
- the acd gene encoding glutaryl-CoA dehydrogenase Acd: MDFTLPKDLQMIQKEIRNFAKKQIEPYADEWDANHYLPIEEAMRPLGRDLGCFGTVIPEEYGGEGMDNGFLAAMIITEELARVSSSLRVQVNMQELGCGYTIYKYGNEEVRKKYVEKLCTAEYIGGFGITEPDAGSDVMAMASTAEDKGDHWLINGSKTWISNAHVANCLLFYAYTDKSAGSKGLSAFVIEPQNFAGIKTSALEKLGSHSSPTGELFLDNVKVPKENLLGKPGDGAKIVFSSLNQTRLSAAAGGVGLAQACLDQATKYCSERKQFGKKIGEFQMNQDMIAQMAAEIEAARLVVYKAAVAKDNGQLNNGLDVAMAKYLAGEVATKASNYAMRIMGAYGYSTEYPVARFYRDAPTYSMVEGSANICKWIIALDQLGVRKANR, translated from the coding sequence ATGGATTTTACATTACCCAAAGACCTTCAGATGATCCAGAAAGAGATCAGAAATTTTGCCAAAAAACAGATTGAACCCTATGCGGATGAATGGGATGCCAACCACTACCTGCCCATCGAGGAAGCCATGCGGCCCCTGGGACGGGACTTGGGCTGTTTCGGTACCGTGATTCCGGAAGAATACGGCGGAGAAGGCATGGACAACGGATTTCTGGCTGCCATGATCATCACCGAAGAGCTGGCCCGGGTGTCCTCTTCTTTGCGGGTCCAGGTGAACATGCAGGAACTGGGCTGCGGTTACACCATCTACAAGTACGGCAATGAAGAAGTGCGCAAAAAATATGTGGAAAAACTGTGCACGGCCGAATATATCGGCGGGTTCGGCATCACGGAGCCGGATGCGGGCTCTGATGTCATGGCCATGGCGTCCACGGCCGAAGACAAAGGCGACCACTGGCTGATCAACGGGTCCAAGACCTGGATCTCCAATGCCCATGTGGCCAACTGCCTGCTCTTTTATGCGTACACCGACAAGTCTGCCGGTTCCAAGGGGCTGTCTGCATTTGTGATTGAACCCCAGAACTTTGCCGGCATCAAAACCTCGGCCCTGGAAAAACTGGGATCCCATTCCTCTCCCACGGGGGAACTGTTTTTAGACAACGTCAAGGTGCCCAAGGAAAATCTTTTGGGCAAACCCGGTGACGGCGCCAAGATCGTGTTTTCTTCCCTGAACCAGACCCGGCTGTCTGCCGCGGCCGGCGGCGTGGGTCTGGCCCAGGCCTGCCTGGATCAGGCCACCAAGTACTGCAGCGAAAGAAAACAGTTCGGCAAAAAAATCGGTGAATTCCAGATGAACCAGGACATGATCGCCCAGATGGCTGCGGAAATTGAAGCGGCCCGCCTGGTGGTTTACAAGGCCGCAGTTGCCAAGGACAACGGCCAGCTCAACAACGGTCTGGACGTGGCCATGGCCAAATACCTGGCCGGAGAAGTGGCTACCAAAGCCTCCAATTATGCCATGCGGATCATGGGGGCTTATGGATATTCCACAGAATACCCCGTCGCCCGGTTCTACAGAGACGCACCCACCTATTCCATGGTGGAAGGGTCCGCCAATATCTGCAAATGGATTATCGCCCTGGATCAGTTGGGAGTCCGGAAAGCCAACCGGTAA
- a CDS encoding carboxymuconolactone decarboxylase family protein: MDPKEIAKKTGETAKLYFSTVKDEDKPYNLWRFFDKDLARDMSLYITGQMYAREKIPHATRQLITVAALTVLSKPEELALHIHAALNVGCKKEEIAEVIFQTSIYGGVPVANTALSTLKKVLEERGELE; this comes from the coding sequence ATGGACCCGAAAGAGATCGCGAAAAAAACCGGGGAAACGGCCAAGCTGTATTTTTCCACGGTCAAGGACGAGGACAAACCCTATAACCTGTGGCGGTTCTTTGACAAGGATCTGGCCCGCGACATGTCGTTGTATATCACCGGCCAGATGTATGCCAGAGAAAAGATCCCCCACGCCACAAGGCAGCTGATTACGGTGGCGGCTTTAACCGTGCTGTCAAAACCCGAGGAACTGGCGTTGCATATTCACGCGGCATTGAACGTGGGATGCAAAAAAGAAGAGATCGCGGAAGTGATTTTTCAGACCAGTATCTACGGCGGGGTGCCCGTGGCCAATACGGCGCTTTCCACCTTGAAAAAGGTGCTGGAAGAGCGGGGCGAGCTGGAATAA